In Nocardioides palaemonis, a single genomic region encodes these proteins:
- a CDS encoding Ig-like domain-containing protein produces the protein MSILSARVPRAFLSGAVALVASVSTLAVAAGTADAAAPESAVITDPGCAASSLPLNDDDSSGAIDLTSPLSFYDRTVTQAFVNNNGNITFDGPMYNYSGHISTLPRPLLAPFFGDLETTYTGTPVTYGSVEWQGRPALCVSWHDIGFFGAGTTPTNDFQALLVDRSDVADGDFDVVLNYARVDGDRGGSVQIGFSAADQNPEHVYVFPGSNVPGAFLDTNPAGLVHGSRESDVLGRYVFRFRDGVPVGVTPPDTDIASGPAARSTDAAPAFTYTTTSAEHRRFECRLTADDQVPGAFTTCPDAGTSYADLADGGYTFEVRAVDAYYSTDSTPAAQSFEVDTTGPTTTLDTVPALLANDPTPSFTWSSEDADVASSECHLDRVPSAEPSPWWDCADAEDLGPLGDGDWTFSVRGTDDLGNTGDAASYDFSIDTVGTGATIETGPARLGNDASPSFTYAFDPSEDVAGVECRVSGAEPTAWTECDASTFEATDLTDGDWTFEVRATDHAGNVGDSASWAFTVDTVAPTVAITSGARTPGNDSTPSFGFTGTPATDVDHYECVVVPVGAQLATPETCTSGWTSAPLEDGDHGFVVVAVDGAGNVSEPARQDLTVDTVAPETTVTDAPPAVVDTASATFGWASDSEGSTFECRLLADGRSSAWEPCAASSRTFTGLADGGHAFEVRATDAAGNTDATPAGAKVLVNVGRPTITAALSSPTPVSAFGWYRDTVTITYTCAGNGSAVVACPAPRVVPRAQQGRVVFRATVRTADGDVATLSTTLHVDKGKPRAAIKGFSGNRTYTSVPKPRCRASDPRSGLDTCEVTVRKVERRGRVYVVARAKAVDKAGNVRVVRKQAPFRKA, from the coding sequence ATGTCCATCCTCTCCGCACGCGTCCCGCGTGCGTTCCTCAGCGGGGCCGTCGCGCTCGTGGCGTCGGTCAGCACGCTCGCGGTCGCCGCGGGAACCGCCGACGCTGCGGCGCCGGAGTCCGCCGTCATCACCGACCCCGGCTGCGCCGCCAGCAGCCTGCCGCTCAACGACGACGACAGCTCCGGGGCCATCGACCTGACCTCGCCGCTGTCGTTCTACGACCGCACGGTCACCCAGGCGTTCGTCAACAACAACGGCAACATCACCTTCGACGGGCCGATGTACAACTACTCGGGCCACATCTCGACGCTGCCGCGTCCCCTGCTGGCGCCCTTCTTCGGCGACCTGGAGACGACCTACACCGGGACCCCGGTCACCTACGGCTCCGTCGAGTGGCAGGGCCGCCCTGCCCTGTGCGTGTCCTGGCACGACATCGGCTTCTTCGGCGCCGGGACGACGCCGACCAACGACTTCCAGGCGCTGCTCGTCGACCGGTCCGACGTGGCCGACGGCGACTTCGACGTGGTGCTCAACTACGCCCGCGTCGACGGCGACCGCGGCGGATCGGTCCAGATCGGCTTCAGCGCCGCGGACCAGAACCCCGAGCACGTCTACGTCTTCCCGGGCTCCAACGTCCCCGGTGCGTTCCTCGACACCAACCCGGCCGGCCTGGTCCACGGCTCGCGCGAGTCCGACGTCCTCGGCCGCTACGTCTTCCGCTTCCGCGACGGCGTCCCGGTCGGCGTGACCCCGCCCGACACGGACATCGCCTCCGGCCCGGCGGCGCGCTCCACCGACGCCGCTCCCGCCTTCACCTACACCACGACCTCCGCGGAGCACCGCCGCTTCGAGTGCCGGCTCACCGCCGACGACCAGGTCCCCGGCGCGTTCACCACCTGCCCGGACGCCGGTACGTCCTACGCGGACCTCGCCGACGGTGGCTACACCTTCGAGGTCCGGGCCGTCGACGCCTACTACAGCACCGACAGCACCCCGGCCGCGCAGTCCTTCGAGGTCGACACCACCGGGCCCACCACGACGCTCGACACGGTCCCGGCGCTGCTCGCCAACGACCCGACCCCGTCGTTCACCTGGAGCTCCGAGGACGCCGACGTCGCCTCCTCCGAGTGCCACCTCGACCGCGTCCCCAGCGCCGAGCCGTCCCCGTGGTGGGACTGCGCCGACGCCGAGGACCTCGGCCCGCTGGGCGACGGCGACTGGACCTTCTCGGTCCGCGGCACCGACGACCTCGGCAACACCGGCGACGCCGCGTCGTACGACTTCTCCATCGACACGGTCGGCACCGGCGCGACCATCGAGACCGGCCCGGCCCGTCTCGGCAACGACGCGAGCCCGTCCTTCACCTACGCCTTCGACCCGTCCGAGGACGTGGCGGGCGTCGAGTGCCGGGTCTCCGGCGCCGAGCCGACCGCGTGGACCGAGTGCGACGCGTCGACCTTCGAGGCGACCGACCTGACCGACGGCGACTGGACCTTCGAGGTCCGGGCGACCGACCACGCCGGCAACGTCGGGGACAGCGCCAGCTGGGCGTTCACCGTCGACACCGTGGCGCCCACCGTCGCGATCACGTCCGGTGCGCGGACCCCGGGCAACGACAGCACCCCGTCGTTCGGCTTCACCGGGACGCCCGCCACGGACGTCGACCACTACGAGTGCGTCGTCGTGCCCGTCGGCGCCCAGCTCGCCACTCCGGAGACCTGCACGTCCGGCTGGACGTCCGCCCCGCTCGAGGACGGTGACCACGGCTTCGTCGTGGTGGCCGTCGACGGCGCGGGCAACGTCAGCGAGCCCGCCCGGCAGGACCTGACCGTCGACACCGTGGCCCCCGAGACCACGGTGACCGACGCTCCCCCGGCCGTCGTGGACACCGCCTCCGCCACCTTCGGCTGGGCGTCCGACAGCGAGGGCTCCACGTTCGAGTGCCGACTGCTGGCCGACGGGCGCAGCAGCGCCTGGGAGCCGTGCGCCGCGTCCTCGCGCACCTTCACCGGCCTCGCCGACGGCGGTCACGCCTTCGAGGTGCGGGCGACGGACGCCGCCGGCAACACCGACGCGACGCCCGCCGGCGCCAAGGTGCTGGTCAACGTCGGCCGTCCGACCATCACGGCCGCTCTCTCCAGCCCGACCCCGGTCAGCGCCTTCGGGTGGTACCGCGACACGGTGACGATCACCTACACCTGCGCCGGCAACGGCAGCGCGGTCGTGGCCTGCCCCGCGCCCCGCGTGGTGCCGCGCGCCCAGCAGGGCCGGGTCGTCTTCCGTGCGACGGTCCGCACCGCCGACGGCGACGTCGCCACGCTGAGCACCACGCTCCACGTCGACAAGGGCAAGCCGAGGGCCGCGATCAAGGGCTTCAGCGGCAACCGGACCTACACCTCGGTGCCGAAGCCGCGGTGCAGGGCCTCCGACCCCCGGTCGGGCCTCGACACCTGCGAGGTCACGGTGCGCAAGGTCGAGCGACGCGGCCGCGTCTACGTCGTGGCACGAGCGAAGGCCGTCGACAAGGCGGGCAACGTGCGCGTGGTCCGCAAGCAGGCGCCGTTCCGGAAGGCCTGA
- a CDS encoding Ig-like domain-containing protein → MSQPSRPWARLARAAATVLSATAVSAAGAVALVPSAASAAAPGAVVDLPGCTDNSLTGAYYDGASASLPAPVKVGTGTIDTVNVYNMGYLYGYDANGSGGGQLELYPLHLNNNSSGGNSGVTYGQTTWNGRPAFCQQMTDYRGPAMTGSSSAQALIVDRSDIAAGDFDVVYNYDRVQVDGRWAWSGVYLYSYYSSYYENWIAPGSGSDGALEDANQATGLIHSSRESSVLGRYVFRIRNGRLASTPDATITGKPAALGASSAVSFTYATSDAETFDRFECRVTAVGSDPADFATCADAGSDYDLADGDYRFEVRAVDTLGGVGDPTSYEFTVDTTKPVVTLTDEPSARSTDTTPTFAWTVGEATGSVECRVDTRPLPEERAAWEPCSSGDALAGLGDGDYRFEVRATDRAGNQGDATSSDFSIDTSGPAVSWTTTPDALTIVATPTFAWSTEDADVASYSCRLSRPVGEPAPWESCDPTDGPLTRLGDGDWRYEVKAVDDLGNEGARASYDFTVDTAAPGVAITGHPSARGNVTSPVFDFSSDAEDLDRFECRVTADGSEPADWHACSTGDELDGLTDGDWRFEVRAVDLAGNAGEAASFDFAVDTAAAGVTVTSRPRAIGNDATPSFAYVVDPSADLDHFECVVVPEGAQSASPERCDAAGFTSAALEDGSYVFSVVAVDTAGNTSDPATVRFTVDTVAPSTTVTQAPADVIATGSATFGWSSDESPTTTECRLSPAGQTAAWQSCAATSRTFGSLGDGSYTFEVRSTDAAGNTGAPARATTRVNLGQPTITAEISSATPISAFGWYRDAVTITYTCAGNGSPLVGACPAPRQVPRAQQGKVVFRASIATADGDTASVSTTLLIDKGKPQARIKGFSGKRVYTSVPKPTCRASDPRSGLDDCTVSVRKVTRKDGTTYVVVKATATDKAGNVRVVRKQAPLRAA, encoded by the coding sequence ATGTCCCAGCCATCCCGGCCGTGGGCGCGCCTCGCGCGCGCTGCCGCCACCGTCCTCTCCGCCACCGCAGTATCCGCAGCCGGCGCCGTCGCCCTCGTCCCGTCGGCCGCCTCGGCCGCCGCACCGGGCGCCGTCGTCGACCTGCCGGGCTGCACCGACAACAGCCTGACCGGCGCGTACTACGACGGCGCCTCGGCGTCGCTGCCCGCGCCCGTCAAGGTGGGCACCGGCACGATCGACACCGTCAACGTCTACAACATGGGCTACCTGTACGGCTACGACGCGAACGGCAGCGGCGGCGGCCAGCTCGAGCTGTACCCCCTCCACCTCAACAACAACTCCAGCGGGGGCAACTCGGGCGTCACCTACGGACAGACCACCTGGAACGGCCGCCCGGCCTTCTGCCAGCAGATGACCGACTACCGCGGCCCCGCGATGACCGGCTCGTCGAGCGCCCAGGCGCTGATCGTCGACCGATCGGACATCGCTGCCGGCGACTTCGACGTGGTCTACAACTACGACCGGGTCCAGGTCGACGGTCGCTGGGCCTGGTCGGGCGTGTACCTGTACTCCTACTACTCCAGCTACTACGAGAACTGGATCGCCCCCGGCAGCGGCAGCGACGGCGCCCTCGAGGACGCCAACCAGGCCACCGGGCTCATCCACTCCTCGCGCGAGTCGTCGGTGCTCGGCCGCTACGTGTTCCGGATCCGCAACGGCCGCCTGGCGAGCACCCCGGACGCGACCATCACCGGCAAGCCCGCCGCCCTCGGCGCCAGCTCGGCGGTGTCCTTCACCTACGCCACCTCCGACGCCGAGACCTTCGACCGGTTCGAGTGCCGGGTGACGGCGGTGGGGTCCGACCCCGCCGACTTCGCCACCTGCGCGGACGCCGGCTCCGACTACGACCTCGCCGACGGCGACTACCGCTTCGAGGTCCGCGCCGTCGACACCCTCGGCGGCGTCGGCGACCCCACCTCGTACGAGTTCACCGTCGACACCACGAAGCCGGTCGTCACGCTGACCGACGAGCCCTCGGCCCGTTCCACCGACACCACCCCGACCTTCGCCTGGACCGTGGGCGAGGCGACCGGCTCGGTCGAGTGCCGCGTCGACACCCGCCCCCTTCCCGAGGAGCGCGCCGCGTGGGAGCCCTGCTCCTCCGGTGACGCGCTGGCCGGGCTCGGTGACGGCGACTACCGCTTCGAGGTCCGCGCCACCGACCGCGCCGGCAACCAGGGCGACGCCACCTCGTCCGACTTCAGCATCGACACCTCCGGCCCGGCCGTGTCCTGGACGACGACCCCCGACGCGCTGACCATCGTCGCCACGCCCACGTTCGCGTGGTCCACCGAGGACGCCGACGTGGCGTCGTACTCCTGCCGCCTGAGCCGTCCGGTCGGCGAGCCGGCCCCGTGGGAGTCCTGCGACCCGACCGACGGACCGCTCACCCGGCTCGGTGACGGCGACTGGCGCTACGAGGTCAAGGCCGTCGACGACCTCGGCAACGAGGGCGCGCGCGCGTCCTACGACTTCACGGTCGACACCGCAGCCCCGGGCGTCGCGATCACCGGCCACCCGTCGGCCCGCGGCAACGTCACGTCGCCGGTCTTCGACTTCTCCTCCGACGCCGAGGACCTCGACCGCTTCGAGTGCCGCGTCACCGCCGACGGCAGCGAGCCCGCCGACTGGCACGCGTGCTCGACGGGTGACGAGCTCGACGGCCTCACCGACGGCGACTGGCGCTTCGAGGTCCGCGCCGTCGACCTCGCCGGCAACGCGGGCGAGGCGGCGTCCTTCGACTTCGCCGTCGACACGGCCGCGGCCGGCGTCACCGTCACCAGCCGTCCGCGGGCCATCGGCAACGACGCCACGCCGTCGTTCGCCTACGTCGTGGACCCGTCCGCGGACCTCGACCACTTCGAGTGCGTCGTGGTGCCCGAGGGCGCGCAGTCCGCGTCGCCCGAGCGGTGCGACGCGGCCGGCTTCACCTCCGCGGCGCTCGAGGACGGCAGCTACGTCTTCAGCGTCGTGGCCGTCGACACCGCCGGCAACACCAGCGACCCGGCGACGGTCCGCTTCACGGTCGACACCGTGGCGCCGTCGACCACGGTGACCCAGGCCCCGGCCGACGTCATCGCGACGGGTTCGGCGACCTTCGGCTGGTCGTCGGACGAGAGCCCGACCACGACGGAGTGCCGTCTCTCGCCCGCCGGCCAGACCGCGGCGTGGCAGTCCTGCGCCGCGACGTCGCGGACCTTCGGCTCGCTCGGCGACGGCTCGTACACCTTCGAGGTCCGCTCGACCGACGCCGCCGGCAACACCGGCGCCCCGGCGCGGGCCACCACGCGCGTCAACCTCGGCCAGCCGACGATCACGGCCGAGATCTCCAGCGCGACGCCGATCAGTGCGTTCGGCTGGTACCGCGACGCGGTGACGATCACCTACACCTGCGCCGGCAACGGCAGCCCGCTCGTCGGGGCCTGCCCCGCGCCGCGCCAGGTGCCGCGGGCCCAGCAGGGCAAGGTCGTCTTCCGGGCGAGCATCGCCACGGCTGACGGCGACACCGCGTCGGTGAGCACCACGCTGCTGATCGACAAGGGCAAGCCGCAGGCGAGGATCAAGGGCTTCAGCGGCAAGCGGGTCTACACCTCCGTGCCGAAGCCGACCTGTCGCGCCTCGGACCCCCGGTCGGGCCTGGACGACTGCACCGTGTCGGTCCGCAAGGTCACCCGCAAGGACGGCACGACCTACGTCGTGGTGAAGGCGACCGCCACCGACAAGGCCGGCAACGTCCGCGTGGTCCGCAAGCAGGCGCCCCTCCGGGCGGCCTGA
- a CDS encoding thiamine ABC transporter substrate-binding protein, translated as MNRVTVRACLASAATTLLLTSCSLTGGGDTATEPSTSAAGGSGSGGGTVVLATHESFHLPKKLVRQFEEESGYTLEVRAAGDAGTLATKLSLTADNPIADAAYGIDNTFASRPLDEGAFAAFTPGTTPPEQYALAEGGDRLVPVDSASVCVNVDTDWFDREGLTPPETLDDLTDPAYADLMVTPGASTSSPGMAFFLATVAQYGDDWPDYWADLLANGAKVVDGWEDAYYGDFTAGSKTGTRPIVVSYDSSPAFTVEDGRSTTAALLDTCFRQVEYAGVLAGADNPEGAEALVDWMLSAEVQSALPESMYVFPVMPGATVPDGWAQFAQQPTDPYEVDPAEIAANREEWLTEWTDVISR; from the coding sequence ATGAACCGCGTCACCGTCCGCGCGTGCCTGGCGAGCGCCGCCACGACCCTGCTGCTCACCAGCTGCAGCCTCACCGGCGGCGGCGACACCGCCACCGAGCCGTCGACGTCCGCTGCCGGCGGCTCCGGGTCGGGCGGTGGCACCGTCGTGCTCGCCACCCACGAGTCGTTCCACCTGCCCAAGAAGCTCGTGCGCCAGTTCGAGGAGGAGTCGGGCTACACCCTCGAGGTGCGGGCCGCCGGCGACGCCGGCACCCTGGCCACCAAGCTCAGCCTCACTGCCGACAACCCGATCGCCGACGCCGCGTACGGGATCGACAACACCTTCGCGTCCCGCCCGCTCGACGAGGGCGCGTTCGCTGCCTTCACGCCGGGCACCACCCCGCCGGAGCAGTACGCCCTCGCCGAGGGTGGCGACCGGCTGGTGCCGGTCGACTCGGCCAGCGTGTGCGTCAACGTCGACACCGACTGGTTCGACCGCGAGGGCCTCACGCCGCCGGAGACGCTCGACGACCTGACCGACCCGGCCTACGCCGACCTGATGGTCACCCCCGGTGCGTCGACCAGCAGCCCCGGCATGGCGTTCTTTCTGGCGACCGTGGCGCAGTACGGCGACGACTGGCCCGACTACTGGGCCGACCTGCTCGCCAACGGGGCCAAGGTCGTCGACGGCTGGGAGGACGCCTACTACGGCGACTTCACCGCCGGGTCGAAGACCGGCACCCGCCCGATCGTGGTGTCCTACGACTCCTCGCCCGCCTTCACCGTCGAGGACGGCCGGAGCACGACCGCCGCGCTGCTCGACACCTGCTTCCGCCAGGTCGAGTACGCCGGTGTCCTCGCCGGCGCGGACAACCCCGAGGGCGCCGAGGCGCTCGTCGACTGGATGCTCTCCGCCGAGGTGCAGAGCGCGCTGCCGGAGTCGATGTACGTCTTCCCGGTGATGCCCGGCGCGACCGTCCCCGACGGCTGGGCGCAGTTCGCCCAGCAGCCGACCGACCCCTACGAGGTCGACCCCGCCGAGATCGCGGCGAACCGCGAGGAGTGGCTGACCGAGTGGACCGACGTCATCTCCCGGTGA
- a CDS encoding ABC transporter permease: protein MRRVLALLALAAGPVLVLGVLFVLPVGGMLSEGFVVDGRFAPGAVLDVLARPRVHRVAWFTLWSSAVATALAVLLGLPAAYALHRLRLPGRHAVRAALLVPFVLPTVVVGVAFRQLLGEGGPLGFLGLDGTPVAIVAGLVFFNVAVVVRTVGVAWESLDPRPGQAAAALGASPWQVLRTVTLPALRPAVVGAASVVFLFCATAFGIVLTLGGVRYSTVETEIYLLTTTVFDLQAAAALSVLQIVVVVVLLAVSARLRAVPDPTAQRTVVAARPLRRGDVPVVLATLVVLGAMLAPVAALVAGSLSVGDGWGLANYRALSSAGDGQALLVPVSDALLMSLRTAVDATWMALLLGGLVSVVVTRRSRSAAERRVRSALDGFFMLPLGVSAVTLGFGFLITLDRPPLDLRDSPLLVPLAQALVALPLVVRTLTPVLAGVDDRQRQAAASLGASPWRAVLTVDLPVVWKPALAASGFAFAASLGEFGATSFLARDDSPTLPVVIFRLIGHPGEMNYGMALAASVVLAATTAVVMLAVERLRVPGVGAF, encoded by the coding sequence ATGAGGCGCGTCCTCGCCCTGCTCGCGCTCGCGGCCGGGCCCGTCCTGGTCCTCGGCGTCCTCTTCGTGCTGCCCGTCGGCGGCATGCTGTCGGAGGGCTTCGTGGTCGACGGGCGGTTCGCCCCGGGCGCGGTGCTGGACGTCCTGGCGCGTCCGCGCGTGCACCGCGTCGCGTGGTTCACGCTGTGGTCGTCGGCCGTGGCGACGGCGCTCGCGGTCCTGCTCGGCCTGCCGGCGGCGTACGCCCTGCACCGGCTGCGCCTGCCCGGCCGGCACGCGGTGCGCGCGGCGCTGCTGGTGCCGTTCGTGCTGCCGACCGTCGTCGTCGGCGTGGCGTTCCGCCAGCTGCTGGGGGAGGGCGGCCCGCTCGGCTTCCTCGGCCTCGACGGCACCCCGGTCGCGATCGTGGCGGGGCTCGTCTTCTTCAACGTCGCCGTCGTCGTCCGCACGGTCGGCGTCGCCTGGGAGTCGCTCGACCCGCGGCCGGGACAGGCGGCCGCCGCGCTCGGCGCGTCGCCGTGGCAGGTGCTGCGCACGGTCACGCTGCCGGCGCTGCGGCCGGCTGTGGTGGGGGCCGCGAGCGTCGTCTTCCTCTTCTGCGCCACCGCGTTCGGCATCGTGCTGACCCTGGGCGGGGTCCGCTACTCCACGGTGGAGACCGAGATCTACCTGCTCACCACCACCGTGTTCGACCTGCAGGCCGCGGCCGCGCTGTCGGTGCTCCAGATCGTCGTGGTCGTGGTCCTGCTCGCGGTCTCGGCGCGGCTGCGCGCGGTGCCCGACCCGACCGCCCAGCGGACCGTGGTGGCCGCGCGGCCGCTGCGTCGCGGTGACGTGCCCGTCGTCCTGGCGACGCTGGTCGTGCTGGGCGCGATGCTGGCGCCGGTCGCCGCGCTCGTCGCGGGCTCCCTGAGCGTCGGTGACGGATGGGGGCTGGCCAACTACCGCGCTCTCTCCTCGGCGGGGGACGGGCAGGCGCTGCTGGTGCCGGTGAGCGACGCGCTCCTGATGAGCCTGCGCACCGCCGTCGACGCCACCTGGATGGCGCTGCTGCTCGGCGGCCTGGTCTCCGTCGTCGTCACGCGGCGCTCGCGCTCGGCCGCCGAGCGCCGGGTCCGGTCCGCGCTCGACGGGTTCTTCATGCTGCCGCTGGGCGTCAGCGCGGTGACGCTCGGCTTCGGCTTCCTCATCACCCTGGACCGCCCGCCGCTCGACCTGCGCGACTCGCCGCTGCTGGTGCCGCTCGCACAGGCGCTCGTCGCGCTGCCCCTGGTGGTGCGCACCCTCACGCCGGTGCTCGCCGGGGTGGACGACCGGCAGCGCCAGGCGGCGGCCTCGCTCGGCGCCTCGCCCTGGCGGGCCGTGCTCACCGTCGACCTGCCCGTGGTGTGGAAGCCCGCGCTGGCCGCGAGCGGCTTCGCGTTCGCGGCGTCGCTCGGCGAGTTCGGCGCGACGTCGTTCCTCGCCCGTGACGACAGCCCGACCCTGCCGGTGGTGATCTTCCGGCTGATCGGCCACCCGGGCGAGATGAACTACGGCATGGCGCTGGCCGCGTCCGTCGTGCTGGCGGCGACCACCGCGGTCGTCATGCTGGCCGTCGAGCGGCTGCGGGTGCCGGGTGTGGGAGCGTTCTGA
- a CDS encoding alpha/beta hydrolase yields the protein MPSRRHDLLAALVPRVRRSRELDTEPRERARVEAWHRTLDRSLPTRAVPGFARRWDVSVDDPGFPSHVLTPRDRRVHRTLYYVHGGGYMAPIDAFHVRYATRLADAIGARVVMPDYPLAPEHTWRDSHDALVADVARWSDEPGGVVLAGDSAGGGLALAVAVSVRDRGLMPATHLVLHAPWVDLTTSTRADTEAADVIDPWLFIGKLDAYAGWWAGSPDDLRRSEVSPALADLSGLPPGIVLYGTRDLLHPGCRLLVRRAREAGWDLTAVEEPDLIHVYGLLPGVPEARRAFDQVVSFLS from the coding sequence ATGCCCAGCCGCCGCCACGACCTGCTCGCCGCCCTCGTCCCGCGCGTGCGTCGCTCGCGCGAGCTGGACACCGAGCCGCGCGAGCGGGCGCGCGTCGAGGCCTGGCACCGCACCCTCGACCGGTCGCTGCCGACGCGGGCGGTCCCGGGGTTCGCCCGTCGGTGGGACGTCTCGGTGGACGACCCCGGCTTCCCGTCCCACGTCCTCACCCCGCGCGACCGCCGGGTCCACCGCACCCTCTACTACGTGCACGGCGGCGGCTACATGGCCCCGATCGACGCCTTCCACGTCCGCTACGCCACCCGCCTCGCCGACGCGATCGGCGCCCGGGTGGTCATGCCCGACTACCCGCTCGCGCCCGAGCACACTTGGCGCGACTCCCACGACGCGCTGGTCGCCGACGTCGCGCGGTGGTCGGACGAGCCGGGCGGCGTGGTCCTCGCGGGCGACTCGGCCGGGGGCGGGCTCGCCCTCGCGGTTGCCGTGTCCGTGCGCGACCGCGGCCTGATGCCCGCCACCCACCTCGTGCTGCACGCGCCGTGGGTCGACCTCACCACCTCGACGCGCGCCGACACCGAGGCTGCCGACGTGATCGACCCGTGGCTGTTCATCGGCAAGCTCGACGCCTACGCGGGCTGGTGGGCGGGGTCGCCCGACGACCTCCGGCGCTCGGAGGTCTCCCCCGCACTGGCCGACCTGTCCGGCCTCCCGCCGGGCATCGTGCTCTACGGCACCCGCGACCTGCTGCACCCCGGCTGCCGGCTGCTCGTGCGTCGGGCACGCGAGGCCGGCTGGGACCTCACCGCGGTCGAGGAGCCGGACCTGATCCACGTCTACGGCCTGCTGCCGGGCGTCCCGGAGGCGCGGCGCGCGTTCGACCAGGTCGTGTCCTTCCTGTCCTGA
- a CDS encoding GNAT family N-acetyltransferase, giving the protein MTTRVLVASFDELAPRTAYDVWRLRQQVFVVEQDCPYPDLDGRDLEDTARHLVLLDDDRVVGTLRVLDDGGWARIGRVVVAPEARGRGLAATLMDEAVALVSGREVRLDAQTGLTAFYAGYGFEVSGPEFDEDGIMHVPMRRAPA; this is encoded by the coding sequence ATGACGACGCGGGTGCTGGTGGCCTCCTTCGACGAGCTGGCGCCGCGGACGGCGTACGACGTCTGGCGGCTGCGCCAGCAGGTGTTCGTCGTCGAGCAGGACTGCCCCTACCCCGACCTCGACGGGCGCGACCTCGAGGACACCGCCCGCCACCTCGTGCTGCTCGACGACGACCGGGTCGTCGGGACGCTGCGGGTCCTCGACGACGGCGGCTGGGCGCGGATCGGCCGCGTCGTCGTGGCCCCGGAGGCGCGCGGTCGCGGGCTCGCGGCCACGCTGATGGACGAGGCGGTCGCGCTCGTCTCCGGCCGCGAGGTGCGGCTCGACGCGCAGACCGGCCTCACCGCGTTCTACGCGGGCTACGGCTTCGAGGTGAGCGGCCCGGAGTTCGACGAGGACGGCATCATGCACGTGCCGATGCGTCGGGCACCAGCATGA
- a CDS encoding ABC transporter ATP-binding protein, which translates to MLSLSGVTVRYGDTAAVDDVSLDLPDGEVLAVLGPSGCGKSTLLRAVAGLEPLASGAISFDGTDLRGTPTHRRGFALMFQDGQLFGHLSVARNVAYALRLRRTSAARTTARVRELLDLVGLAGHEERLPGTLSGGERQRVALARALAVDPRLILLDEPLSSLDATLRERLAADLRQILRAAGTTALLVTHDHEEAFALADRLAVMRAGRVVQQGPIDEVWRAPADEETALFLGYARVVRDRAASRLLAAAGLPAAPAVALRRSALVVDPDGPVPAHVTSARATPEQVRLVVEVEGVGTLDAVAPLGSHVGPGEDVRLQGDVTRLAVLPIVPRP; encoded by the coding sequence ATGCTCTCCCTGTCCGGCGTGACCGTCCGCTACGGCGACACCGCGGCCGTCGACGACGTCTCCCTCGACCTGCCCGACGGCGAGGTCCTCGCCGTCCTCGGGCCGTCCGGCTGCGGCAAGTCGACGCTGCTGCGCGCCGTGGCCGGCCTCGAGCCGCTCGCGTCCGGCGCGATCTCGTTCGACGGCACCGACCTGCGCGGCACGCCCACGCACCGGCGCGGGTTCGCCCTGATGTTCCAGGACGGCCAGCTCTTCGGCCACCTGAGCGTCGCGCGCAACGTGGCGTACGCGCTGCGCCTGCGGCGCACGTCCGCGGCCAGGACCACCGCCCGGGTGCGCGAGCTGCTCGACCTGGTGGGGCTCGCCGGCCACGAGGAGCGCCTGCCCGGGACGCTGTCGGGCGGCGAGCGGCAGCGGGTCGCGCTGGCCCGCGCGCTCGCCGTCGACCCGCGCCTGATCCTGCTCGACGAGCCGCTGTCCTCCCTCGACGCCACCCTGCGCGAGCGGCTGGCCGCCGACCTGCGCCAGATCCTGCGTGCCGCGGGCACCACCGCGCTGCTCGTCACCCACGACCACGAGGAGGCGTTCGCGCTCGCCGACCGGCTCGCCGTGATGCGGGCCGGCCGCGTGGTGCAGCAGGGTCCGATCGACGAGGTGTGGCGCGCGCCCGCCGACGAGGAGACCGCGCTCTTCCTCGGCTACGCCCGCGTCGTGCGCGACCGGGCCGCGTCGCGCCTGCTCGCCGCGGCCGGCCTGCCCGCGGCGCCCGCGGTCGCGCTGCGGCGCTCGGCCCTGGTGGTCGACCCCGACGGTCCCGTCCCGGCGCACGTCACCTCGGCGCGCGCGACGCCGGAGCAGGTCCGTCTCGTCGTGGAGGTCGAGGGCGTCGGCACCCTCGACGCGGTCGCCCCGCTCGGCAGCCACGTGGGCCCCGGCGAGGACGTGCGGCTGCAGGGCGATGTGACCCGCCTCGCTGTGCTGCCGATCGTGCCCCGACCTTGA